Proteins from a genomic interval of Stigmatopora nigra isolate UIUO_SnigA chromosome 19, RoL_Snig_1.1, whole genome shotgun sequence:
- the sptbn2 gene encoding spectrin family protein isoform X5 yields MSTISPTDFDSLEIQQQYNDINNRWDLAAAETEWDNENSSARLFERSRIKALAEEYFKRKSIITAMEWEHREREPCLSPAAFVNQVQYSNILEGRFKQLQDEREAVQKKTFTKWVNSHLGRVTCRIGDLYTDLRDGRMLMRLLEVLSGEQLPRPTKGRMRIHCLENVDKALQFLKEQKVHLENMGSHDIVDGNHRLTLGLIWTIILRFQIQDISVETEDNKEKKSAKDALLLWCQMKTAGYPNVNIHNFTTSWRDGLAFNAIVHKHRPDLIEFDTLKRSNAHYNLQNAFNIAEKELGLTKLLDPEDVNVDHPDEKSIITYVATYYHYFSKMKALAVEGKRIGKVLDYAIEADQLIDKYETLASELLEWIEQTIVTLNDRQLANSLSAVQNQLQAFNSYRTVEKPPKFTEKGNLEVLLFTIQSKMRANNQKVYTPREGKLISDINKAWERLEKAEHERELALRNELIRQEKLEMLAARFDRKAAMRETWLSENQRLVSQDNFGTDLGAVEAATRKHEAIETDIGAYWERVAAVEAVAKELEAEKYHDVRRVLARRDNVLRLWEYLKELLTARRERLNAHRDLQRLFEEMRYILDWMADMKSRLQSQDSGKHLHDVLDLLQKHTLVEADISAQAERIKAVQGAAKRFTSHDQAYKPCEPGLVSEKVNLLGQAYEELGHLAGKRRERLEDSRRLWQFLWDLGEEAAWIREQEQILTSGECGRDLTSALHLLSKHEAFRDEMAARYGPLSNSIAAGETLVNEGHFGAPEVTESIKDIRAQWAHLEETTKLREQKLKDSVALHQFLTDTNDMDVWLMETLRQVSSQDVGHDEFSTQTLARKQREIEEEIKSHKPLIESLHEQNQALPQTYADYPEVKGRLPAIEQHYKELQSLSVSRRQALEGALALYRMFSEAGACQLWVEEKEKWLHGMEIPTKLEDLEVVQQRFETLEPEMNSIGTSVTEVNHVVERLLNSDNCNKDQIHQTRDHLNNRWKEFQKLAGQKKQGLESALNIQNYHLECNEIQTWMREKTKVIESTQSLGNDLTGVMALQRKLTGMERDLEAIQGKLNDLREEAKKLAEEHPDQAGEIQDRLAGIQEVWEELNATMKRREESLGEASKLQGFLRDLDDFQSWLSRTQTAVASEDIPTSLPEAESLLAQHENIKNEVDNYKDDYEKMRVVGEEVTQGQTDAQHMFLAQRLQALDTGWHELRQMWENRHSLLAQAFDFQTFLRDAKQAEAFLNSQEYVLSHTEMPTSLQGAEEAIKKYEDFLTTTDASEEKITGVVEGGQRLINDGNANSDKIQEKVDSIQERHLKNKNAANELLAKLKDNRELQHFLQDGQELTLWINEKMLTAQDMSYDEARNLHSKWQKHQAFMAELASNKDWLDKIDKEGQVLVAEKPELKPVVQQTLEELQRQWEELEATTRTKAQCLFDANRAELFTQSCCALDGWVKNLEGQLHSDDYGKDLTSVNILLKKHQMLESQMEVREKEVQSLQSQALALSQEDAGLCEVDGQQRRVTDSFSSLREPLGLRRQRLLASKEAHQFNRDLEDEILWVKERMPLATSTDHGKDLPTVQLLIKKNQTLQKEIQGHQPRIDEIHKRGKTQSQVDGERQSVLEERLVELKDLWDQLIGETDKRHARLIEANRAQQFYADAAEAEAWMGEQELHMMSEEKAKDEQSALVMVKKHQSLEQALEDYAQTIHQLSNSSRLMVTSEHPESDRITLRQAQVDKLYAGLKDLAEERRGRLQERLRLTQLKREVDDLEQWIAEREVVAGSHELGQDYEHVTMLRDKFREFARDTSTIGQERVDGVNGLADDLIESGHPENASVAEWKDGLNEAWADLLELIDTRTQMLAASYELHRFHQDAMEVLGRVKEKREALPSDLGRDLNTVQHLHRQHNTFENDIQALSGQVNQVQDDAARLQKAYAGEKADDINRSEHAVSSAWEGLLEAGESRRVLLLDTVEKFRFFNMVRDLMLWMDGVNLQIDAHDSPRDVSSAGLVIANHQDIKSEIETRGDSFTACIDMGNALMNNNHYATDEIREKLAQLQEKRERINKKWQDKMDYLQIMLEVLQFGRDAYVAESWLAGQEPLVRTADLGSNVDEVESLIKRHEAFEKLAASWEERFVQLEKLTTLEEQEIQRRREEEERARRPPTPAPVEEVAQSEAESRVHDSAARTSLDQTTLNQSVSVNGVHSDNDTSQGSESENGPGRDSGLASSRLEPPSATLPGRGGAESDPDTMEGILCRKQEMESHSKKAATRSWQNVYCVLRKGSMGFYKDGKSATNGIPYHGEVPISLGEAVCEIAHDYKKRKHVFKLRLGDGKEYLFQAKDEAEMSAWIHSILSSIPSGSGDSPGVPRPINRAMTMPPISPGGSVDTGGVTMRNKDGKDKDREKRFSFFGKKK; encoded by the exons ATGAGCGTGAAGCTGTACAGAAGAAAACCTTTACCAAATGGGTGAACTCTCACTTAGGCCGAGTCACTTGTCGCATCGGTGACCTGTACACAGACCTGCGTGATGGCCGCATGCTTATGCGTCTACTGGAAGTGCTCTCAGGAGAGCAACTG CCAAGACCCACAAAAGGCCGCATGCGTATCCACTGTTTAGAAAATGTCGATAAAGCTCTACAATTCCTCAAGGAACAAAAGGTCCATCTAGAAAATATGGGATCACATGATATTGTGGATGGTAACCACCGTCTCACCCTGGGGCTCATCTGGACTATAATTCTTCGCTTCCAG ATTCAGGACATCAGTGTGGAGACGGAAGACAACAAAGAGAAGAAATCGGCAAAAGATGCTCTTCTTTTATGGTGTCAAATGAAAACTGCTGG CTATCCCAATGTCAACATTCACAACTTCACAACCAGTTGGAGGGATGGCCTAGCGTTCAATGCCATCGTGCACAAACACAG ACCCGACCTGATTGAGTTTGACACACTGAAAAGGTCCAACGCTCACTACAATCTTCAGAATGCTTTTAATATAGCCGAGAAGGAGTTGGGCCTTACTAAGCTGCTGGACCCAGAAG ATGTTAATGTTGATCATCCAGATGAGAAGTCCATCATTACCTACGTGGCCACCTACTACCATTACTTCTCAAAGATGAAAGCGCTAGCAGTGGAGGGCAAACGTATTGGCAAG GTTCTCGACTATGCCATCGAAGCCGATCAGCTGATAGACAAATACGAAACCTTGGCTTCAGAGTTGCTGGAGTGGATCGAACAGACAATAGTGACGCTGAATGACCGACAGCTCGCAAACTCGCTCAGTGCCGTGCAGAACCAGCTCCAAGCTTTTAATTCCTACCGCACTGTAGAAAAGCCTCCCAA ATTTACTGAGAAGGGAAACTTGGAAGTCCTCCTCTTTACAATCCAGAGTAAGATGAGAGCAAACAACCAGAAGGTTTACACACCAAGAGAAGGAAAATTAATCTCGGACATCAATAAG GCATGGGAGCGACTAGAAAAGGCTGAGCATGAACGCGAGTTGGCCCTGAGAAATGAACTCATTCGTCAAGAAAAGCTGGAGATGCTTGCGGCACGTTTCGACCGCAAAGCTGCTATGCGGGAAACGTGGCTAAGTGAGAATCAGCGCTTGGTGTCTCAG GACAATTTTGGAACTGATTTGGGAGCAGTGGAAGCCGCCACCCGAAAACACGAGGCCATTGAGACTGACATTGGCGCCTATTGGGAGCGTGTGGCTGCTGTCGAAGCTGTGGCCAAAGAGCTGGAGGCAGAGAAATACCACGATGTGAGACGTGTTCTTGCGAGAAGGGACAATGTGCTTCGGCTATGGGAATACCTCAAGGAGCTACTGACAGCACGGAGAGAGCGACTGAATGCCCACCGAGATCTGCAGAGGCTGTTTGAAGAGATGCGTTACATCTTGGATTGGATGGCTGACATGAAG AGTCGTCTGCAGTCGCAAGATAGCGGCAAACATTTGCACGATGTTTTGGACCTTCTTCAGAAACATACTCTAGTAGAGGCTGACATTTCAGCTCAAGCTGAGAGAATCAAAGCAGTGCAGGGAGCTGCAAAACGTTTCACTTCACACGATCAAG CCTACAAACCGTGCGAGCCTGGGCTAGTCAGCGAAAAGGTCAATCTGCTCGGCCAAGCCTACGAGGAGCTTGGCCATTTGGCCGGAAAGCGCAGAGAGCGCCTTGAGGATTCTCGCCGCCTTTGGCAATTCTTGTGGGACCTGGGAGAAGAGGCGGCATGGATCAGAGAGCAAGAGCAGATCTTGACCAGTGGAGAGTGCGGCAGGGACCTCACATCTGCCCTTCATCTGCTCAGTAAACACGAGGCATTCAGAGACGAGATGGCAGCCCGCTACGGCCCACTTAGCAACAGTATTGCTGCAGGAGAGACCTTGGTGAATGAGGGACACTTTGGTGCTCCAGAGGTCACAGAGAGCATTAAAGATATTCGTGCACAGTGGGCACATTTGGAGGAG ACAACAAAATTGAGAGAACAGAAGCTTAAAGACTCAGTGGCCCTGCATCAGTTCTTGACAGATACTAATGACATGGATGTTTGGCTAATGGAAACGCTAAGACAGGTGTCTAGTCAGGACGTGGGTCACGACGAGTTCTCCACCCAAACGTTAGCTCGCAAGCAAAGGGAAATCGAGGAAGAGATCAAGAGCCACAAACCGCTCATTGAATCTCTACACGAACAAAACCAAGCACTTCCACAAACCTATGCTGATTACCCTGAg GTGAAGGGCCGCCTACCTGCTATCGAGCAGCACTATAAGGAACTCCAATCCCTTTCAGTGTCTCGGCGCCAGGCACTGGAAGGTGCTTTGGCGCTCTATCGCATGTTTAGTGAGGCAGGCGCCTGCCAACTGTGGGTGGAAGAAAAAGAGAAGTGGTTACACGGCATGGAGATCCCGACCAAACTCGAAGACTTGGAAGTGGTGCAGCAGAG GTTTGAGACACTGGAACCTGAAATGAACAGCATAGGGACGAGTGTCACCGAAGTGAATCATGTGGTTGAGAGGCTGTTAAATTCGGACAACTGTAATAAAGACCAAATCCACCAGACACGTGACCATCTGAACAACAG GTGGAAAGAATTCCAAAAACTGGCTGGTCAAAAGAAACAAGGCTTGGAATCGGCTCTCAATATCCAAAACTACCACCTGGAATGTAATGAAATCCAAACGTGGATGAGAGAAAAGACCAAAGTCATTGAATCGACTCAGAGTTTGGGAAATGATCTAACTGGAGTGATGGCATTACAGCGCAAACTCACAGGCATGGAGAGAGACTTAGAGGCCATTCAG GGGAAATTAAATGACCTGCGAGAGGAGGCAAAAAAACTGGCTGAGGAACATCCAGATCAAGCAGGGGAGATTCAAGATCGCTTGGCAGGGATACAGGAAGTATGGGAGGAGTTGAACGCCACCATGAAACGGCGAGAAGAATCACTGGGTGAAGCCAGCAAGCTTCAAGGCTTCCTTAGGGATCTTGATGACTTCCAGTCGTGGCTCTCCCGCACCCAGACGGCCGTGGCCTCAGAGGACATTCCTACTTCTCTGCCTGAGGCCGAGAGCTTGCTAGCCCAGCACGAGAATATCAAAAATGAGGTGGATAACTACAAAGACGACTATGAGAAGATGCGAGTGGTCGGCGAGGAGGTGACCCAAGGACAAACCGATGCCCAACACATGTTTTTGGCCCAAAGACTCCAGGCCTTGGATACTGGCTGGCACGAGCTACGCCAAATGTGGGAAAACCGCCACAGTCTTTTGGCACAAGCATTTGACTTCCAGACTTTCTTAAGGGATGCAAAGCAGGCAGAGGCCTTCCTCAATAGTCAG GAGTATGTATTATCCCACACAGAAATGCCAACAAGTCTTCAGGGAGCGGAAGAggccattaaaaaatatgaagatttCCTCACCACCACAGATGCCAGTGAGGAGAAAATAACTGGTGTTGTAGAGGGAGGGCAGCGCCTCATTAACGATGGCAATGCAAACTCCGACAAGATTCAAGAGAAGGTGGATTCTATTCAGGAAAG gcatttaaaaaataagaatgcTGCCAATGAGTTGCTGGCAAAACTTAAGGATAACCGTGAACTGCAGCACTTCCTTCAAGATGGACAGGAG CTAACATTGTGGATCAATGAGAAGATGCTGACAGCTCAGGACATGTCATACGATGAAGCTAGAAATCTTCACAGCAAGTGGCAAAAACACCAAGCCTTTATGGCAGAGCTGGCGTCTAACAAAGACTGGCTGGACAAAATTGATAAG GAGGGCCAGGTTCTCGTGGCAGAGAAGCCAGAGCTGAAACCTGTTGTTCAGCAAACTCTGGAGGAACTCCAGCGTCAATGGGAGGAGTTAGAGGCCACCACTCGCACCAAAGCTCAGTGCTTGTTTGATGCCAACCGGGCTGAGCTGTTCACTCAAAGCTGCTGTGCACTAGATGGATGGGTTAAGAACCTGGAGGGTCAGCTCCATAGTGATGACTATGGCAAGGATTTGACCAGTGTGAACATTCTGCTCAAGAAGCACCAG ATGCTGGAGAGCCAGATGGAGGTCAGGGAAAAAGAGGTGCAGTCACTTCAGTCGCAAGCCTTGGCTTTGTCTCAGGAAGATGCCGGACTTTGCGAGGTGGACGGTCAACAAAGGCGCGTTACAGACAGCTTTTCTAGTCTTAGGGAGCCTCTCGGACTGAGGAGACAGCGGCTACTGGCCTCCAAAGAGGCACATCAGTTCAACAGAGACCTGGAAGATGAAATA tTGTGGGTGAAAGAACGAATGCCCTTGGCGACCTCCACAGACCATGGGAAAGATCTTCCTACAGTGCAACTACTCATCAAAAAGAACCAG ACCTTGCAAAAAGAGATCCAGGGTCATCAACCCCGCATTGATGAGATCCACAAACGTGGAAAGACTCAAAGCCAGGTAGACGGAGAGCGGCAGTCTGTTCTCGAGGAGCGACTGGTCGAGCTGAAAGACCTTTGGGATCAACTGATCGGCGAGACGGACAAACGTCACGCTCGTCTGATCGAAGCCAATCGAGCACAGCAATTCTACGCCGATGCGGCGGAAGCAGAGGCCTGGATGGGTGAACAGGAGTTGCACATGATGTCAGAAGAAAAGGCTAAGGATGAACAGAGTGCTCTAGTCATGGTTAAGAAGCACCAGAGTCTGGAACAGGCCCTGGAAGACTATGCTCAGACTATTCACCAGTTATCCAATAGCAGCCGATTGATGGTCACCAGCGAACATCCAGAGAG CGACAGAATCACATTACGACAAGCACAAGTGGATAAGTTGTATGCTGGCTTGAAAGACCTTGCAGAGGAACGTCGCGGAAGGCTTCAGGAGAGACTTCGTCTGACCCAGTTAAAGCGGGAGGTGGATGATTTGGAACAGTGGATTGCAGAAAGGGAGGTGGTTGCTGGCTCGCATGAATTAGGCCAGGACTATGAACATGTCACA ATGCTGAGAGACAAATTCCGTGAGTTTGCCCGCGACACCAGCACCATTGGCCAAGAGCGCGTAGATGGCGTGAACGGACTGGCGGACGACCTCATTGAATCGGGTCATCCAGAGAACGCTAGTGTTGCCGAGTGGAAGGACGGTTTAAACGAGGCCTGGGCCGACCTCCTGGAACTGATTGACACGCGCACGCAGATGTTGGCTGCCTCCTACGAGCTGCACCGCTTCCATCAGGACGCCATGGAAGTTCTGGGCCGGGTTAAGGAGAAGCGAGAGGCGCTACCATCTGACCTGGGCCGAGATCTCAACACCGTGCAGCACTTACACAGACAGCACAATacttttgaaaatgacattcaGGCTCTTAGCGGACAG GTCAACCAGGTGCAAGATGATGCAGCCCGCTTGCAAAAAGCCTACGCTGGAGAAAAAGCGGATGATATTAATCGCAGCGAACATGCAGTGAGTTCTGCCTGGGAGGGTCTTCTTGAGGCAGGCGAGTCCCGTAGGGTGCTCCTCCTGGACACTGTGGAAAAGTTCCGCTTCTTCAACATGGTGCGAGACCTCATGCTCTGGATGGATGGGGTCAACTTGCAGATCGACGCACATGACAGCCCCAG GGACGTCTCCTCTGCAGGCCTCGTCATTGCCAATCATCAAGACATCAAGTCAGAGATTGAGACCCGGGGGGACAGCTTCACGGCCTGTATTGACATGGGGAACGCGCTCATGAATAATAATCATTATGCCACCGATGAG ATCCGGGAAAAGCTTGCACAGTTgcaagaaaagagagaaaggatCAACAAAAAGTGGCAGGATAAGATGGACTATTTACAAATTA TGCTGGAAGTATTGCAGTTTGGACGTGATGCCTACGTCGCAGAGTCTTGGTTGGCTGGGCAAGAACCTCTCGTGCGGACTGCAGACCTGGGCTCCAATGTGGATGAGGTGGAAAGTCTGATAAAGCGCCACGAGGCCTTTGAAAAACTTGCTGCCTCCTGGGAAGAGCGTTTTGTCCAGCTGGAAAAACTTACAACA cttgaagAGCAGGAAATTCAGAGGAGgcgagaggaggaggagagggcaCGACGACCCCCCACACCAGCCCCTGTAGAGGAAGTGGCCCAGTCGGAAGCAGAAAGTCGTGTCCATGACTCTGCAGCCAG AACCAGTCTAGACCAGACAACGCTGAATCAGTCGGTGTCGGTGAACGGAGTCCACAGTGATAATGACACGTCACAG GGCTCCGAGTCAGAAAACGGACCAGGGCGGGACAGCGGCTTGGCTTCTTCGCGCCTCGAGCCGCCGTCGGCCACGTTACCGGGCCGAGGCGGAGCCGAGTCTGACCCAGACACCATGGAAGGTATACTTTGTCGAAAACAAGAGATGGAGTCGCACAGCAAGAAGGCAGCTACCAG GTCATGGCAGAACGTATACTGTGTCTTAAGAAAAGGAAGTATGGGTTTCTATAAAGATGGAAAAAGTGCTACAAATGGCATTCCTTACCACGGAGAGGTCCCTATAAGCCTTGGAGAGGCTGTTTGTGAAATTGCACATGACTATAAGAAGAGGAAACATGTATTCAAACTCCG GCTAGGAGATGGAAAGGAGTACCTGTTCCAAGCAAAGGATGAG GCGGAAATGAGTGCCTGGATCCACTCCATACTCAGTTCCATTCCATCAGGATCGGGAGACTCGCCGGGGGTGCCGCGGCCAATCAACCGCGCCATGACCATGCCCCCCATCTCTCCCGGCGGCTCAGTCGATACCGGTGGCGTGACCATGCGCAACAAAGACGGGAAAGATAAAGATCGGGAGAAGAGGTTCAGCTTCTTCGGCAAGAAAAAATGA